The Candidatus Hydrogenedentota bacterium genome window below encodes:
- a CDS encoding SGNH/GDSL hydrolase family protein: MSSLSVGKTIVYSLLPLVLLAVLLESLFRVVEIWRPPLPVDYGWGFDANSRLFVPDAKSPDTMITAPQKRVSFQDQYFKMPKPENTFRVFFVGGSSINYARGAIRSLALRMAVRYADLCRFEFINAGGCGYGTHRLVPVVAELLGYQPDLIVFYEGNNEFEEQEQLEFVRLWSLPLQRALYKSAFCRFIRDRAAMLRVNAMRRERNRELLRLSPEENGSTRLKTFTPEQIDERMTVFEHNLSLMVAMCQMKNVPLVLSSVPSNLCNPRLDNGRERETIREFFARGQFAEGAQYAREVLKRSTRHQASDTENAIIRKIAREKGIPLADVEAKIIAAEPHGVPGETLFTDWCHLNDQGVEHMMAAFEERITEQIELKRASLTGKTVR; encoded by the coding sequence ATGTCCTCGCTTAGCGTTGGCAAGACGATTGTCTATTCGTTGCTGCCGCTCGTGCTGCTCGCGGTGCTGTTGGAGTCCCTCTTTCGGGTGGTCGAAATCTGGCGGCCGCCGCTGCCCGTGGATTACGGATGGGGGTTCGACGCGAACAGCCGCCTTTTCGTTCCGGACGCAAAATCGCCGGATACGATGATCACGGCCCCGCAAAAACGCGTCTCGTTTCAAGACCAATACTTCAAGATGCCGAAGCCGGAAAACACGTTCCGCGTTTTTTTCGTGGGCGGATCGTCCATCAACTACGCCCGCGGCGCCATCCGATCGCTTGCGTTGCGCATGGCTGTCCGTTATGCGGACCTGTGCCGGTTCGAGTTCATCAACGCGGGCGGGTGCGGCTACGGAACCCACCGGCTGGTCCCCGTCGTGGCGGAACTGCTCGGCTACCAGCCCGATCTCATTGTGTTCTACGAGGGAAACAACGAATTCGAGGAACAGGAACAATTGGAATTCGTGCGGTTGTGGTCGCTGCCGCTTCAGCGGGCGCTGTACAAGTCCGCGTTTTGCCGTTTCATCCGCGATCGCGCCGCCATGCTGCGGGTAAACGCGATGCGGCGCGAACGCAACCGCGAACTGCTGCGCTTGTCTCCGGAGGAAAACGGCAGCACCCGGCTCAAGACCTTCACGCCGGAACAGATTGACGAACGCATGACCGTGTTCGAACACAACCTGTCGCTTATGGTTGCGATGTGCCAAATGAAAAACGTGCCGCTCGTTTTGTCAAGCGTACCGTCAAACCTCTGCAATCCGCGACTGGATAACGGAAGGGAACGAGAAACCATACGCGAATTTTTCGCACGCGGACAATTCGCGGAAGGCGCGCAATACGCGCGCGAGGTTCTGAAACGATCGACGCGCCATCAGGCCTCGGACACCGAAAACGCCATCATCCGGAAAATCGCGCGGGAAAAAGGAATCCCGCTCGCGGATGTCGAGGCGAAAATCATCGCCGCGGAACCGCACGGCGTTCCGGGCGAGACCCTGTTCACCGACTGGTGCCATCTCAACGATCAAGGCGTGGAGCACATGATGGCCGCCTTCGAGGAGCGCATCACGGAGCAAATCGAATTGAAACGAGCGTCGTTGACCGGGAAAACCGTACGATGA
- a CDS encoding radical SAM/SPASM domain-containing protein, whose amino-acid sequence MDKFRIDSHKMMYHAGRVGAWLQGDNVYPIYIETSPSGACNHRCRFCGKDFMKYQRRFLDWDMFRERLAEMGRLGVKSIMHAGEGEPLLHKHMAEIIQAGKAAGIDQALNTNGVLFTPEKAEAILPHAQWVRVSFDAGTRDTYAYLHRTQPGDFDTVIENLQQAAQMRRANGWACALGLQMILLPENRTEAVTLAGIARDIGMDYLAIKPYSQHPLSITDEYREVSYEQDLALAEELRRFNTPDFTVVFRAHAMRKWDEAARSYDRCYAMSFWTYIDAAGKVWGCCNYLGDERFLLGNLYENTFGEIWNGEQRRAVIAWVQNEMDAHQCRINCRMDEVNRYLWDLKHPPDHVNFI is encoded by the coding sequence ATGGACAAGTTCCGCATAGACAGCCACAAGATGATGTATCACGCGGGACGGGTGGGCGCGTGGCTGCAGGGGGATAACGTTTATCCCATCTACATCGAGACGAGCCCCTCGGGCGCCTGCAACCACCGGTGCCGGTTCTGCGGCAAAGACTTCATGAAGTACCAGCGGCGGTTTCTCGATTGGGACATGTTCCGGGAGCGCCTGGCGGAAATGGGACGCCTGGGCGTCAAAAGCATCATGCACGCGGGGGAGGGGGAGCCGCTGCTGCACAAACACATGGCGGAGATTATTCAGGCCGGCAAGGCCGCGGGCATAGATCAGGCGCTCAATACCAACGGGGTCCTGTTCACGCCCGAAAAGGCGGAGGCGATTCTTCCGCATGCGCAATGGGTCCGGGTCAGTTTCGACGCGGGCACACGGGACACCTACGCCTATCTGCACCGCACGCAGCCGGGCGATTTCGACACCGTCATCGAAAATCTCCAGCAAGCCGCCCAGATGCGAAGGGCCAACGGGTGGGCCTGCGCCCTTGGCCTACAGATGATCCTGTTGCCGGAAAACCGGACCGAAGCGGTCACGCTGGCCGGCATTGCGCGCGATATCGGCATGGATTATCTCGCAATCAAGCCGTATTCGCAGCATCCACTCAGCATCACGGACGAGTACCGGGAGGTTTCCTACGAGCAGGATCTCGCCCTCGCGGAAGAATTGCGGCGGTTCAACACGCCCGATTTCACGGTCGTTTTCCGAGCGCACGCGATGCGCAAATGGGATGAGGCGGCCCGTTCGTATGACCGCTGTTACGCGATGTCGTTCTGGACATACATTGACGCCGCGGGCAAGGTGTGGGGCTGCTGCAATTATCTCGGCGATGAACGGTTCCTGCTGGGAAACCTGTACGAGAATACCTTCGGGGAAATCTGGAACGGCGAACAGCGGCGGGCGGTCATCGCGTGGGTTCAAAACGAGATGGACGCGCACCAATGTCGCATCAACTGCCGGATGGACGAGGTAAACCGGTACCTGTGGGATCTCAAGCACCCTCCGGATCACGTCAATTTCATATGA
- a CDS encoding PfkB family carbohydrate kinase: MPLSGKIMSLDDLKAKLDAARANGKTIVHCHGVFDLLHIGHIKHLQAARRLGDVLIVTLTPDHFVDKGPHRPVFTDQLRAEALAALECVDYVAINKWPSAVETILLLKPNFFVKGATNETGLRDHTGAILKEEEAVRSIGGQLHLTEEDTFSASALINRYTDLFSPEVRLYLEEFRSRYSEEDIFKYLRDIATLKILTIGETIIDEYCFCDVMNKANKDPILAAKLKYMERYLGGIQAINNHLAGFCGRLNCLTALGDHDTQEAFIREHLNGNVGLHFIRKTDGPTIVKRRYLEDYLSIKLLETDAMNDDPLLPKDEAAFIEKVASLAPEHDVVIVADYGHGLMTEKVIEVLCEKAPFLALNVQVNPGNYGFNLVSRYPRADFVTIDEPEARLEMKKKHVDIQNIAQVLAQQLKCRSFLLTRGQNGTVGYDERTGFSRTPVFSVKLVDRIGAGDACLALTAPCAALGAPTEILGFIGNVAGAAACAVIGNKSYLDPVSYFRSVSSLMK; encoded by the coding sequence GTGCCTCTATCCGGAAAAATAATGAGCCTCGACGATCTGAAGGCCAAACTGGACGCCGCACGCGCGAACGGCAAGACCATCGTCCATTGCCACGGCGTGTTCGATCTGCTGCATATCGGCCACATCAAACATCTGCAGGCGGCGCGTCGGCTGGGCGATGTGCTCATCGTCACGCTGACGCCGGACCATTTCGTGGACAAAGGACCGCACCGGCCCGTCTTCACGGACCAGTTGCGCGCCGAGGCCTTGGCCGCGCTCGAATGCGTGGATTATGTGGCCATCAACAAGTGGCCGAGCGCCGTCGAAACGATTCTCCTGCTGAAACCCAATTTTTTTGTGAAAGGCGCGACAAACGAAACCGGCCTGCGCGATCATACCGGCGCCATCCTGAAGGAAGAGGAAGCGGTCAGGAGCATCGGCGGCCAACTCCATCTTACGGAAGAGGACACGTTCAGCGCATCGGCCCTGATCAACCGGTACACGGATCTTTTTTCCCCTGAAGTGCGGCTGTATCTCGAGGAATTCCGGTCGCGTTATTCCGAAGAAGATATCTTCAAGTATCTGCGTGACATCGCCACGCTCAAAATCCTCACCATCGGCGAGACGATCATTGACGAGTATTGTTTTTGCGACGTGATGAACAAGGCCAACAAGGATCCCATTCTCGCCGCGAAACTCAAGTACATGGAGCGCTACCTAGGCGGCATCCAGGCCATCAACAACCACCTGGCGGGATTCTGCGGCCGCCTGAACTGCCTGACGGCGCTGGGCGACCACGACACGCAGGAAGCATTCATCCGAGAACACCTGAACGGCAACGTCGGCCTGCATTTCATCCGCAAAACAGACGGGCCGACCATTGTCAAGCGGCGTTACCTGGAGGATTATCTCAGCATCAAATTGCTGGAAACCGACGCGATGAACGACGATCCGCTGCTGCCCAAGGACGAGGCGGCGTTTATTGAAAAGGTCGCATCGCTGGCGCCGGAGCATGATGTCGTTATCGTGGCGGATTATGGCCATGGGCTGATGACGGAAAAGGTAATCGAAGTCTTGTGCGAAAAGGCGCCTTTCCTGGCGTTGAACGTACAGGTCAACCCTGGCAACTATGGTTTCAATCTGGTGTCGCGGTATCCGCGCGCGGACTTCGTGACAATTGACGAACCGGAAGCGCGGCTCGAAATGAAGAAAAAGCACGTGGACATCCAGAACATCGCGCAGGTGCTGGCCCAACAGTTGAAATGCCGGAGTTTCCTGCTCACCCGCGGCCAGAACGGCACGGTCGGCTACGACGAGCGGACCGGCTTTTCGCGCACGCCGGTCTTCAGCGTGAAACTCGTGGACCGCATCGGCGCGGGCGACGCGTGCCTCGCGCTGACGGCGCCGTGCGCGGCCCTCGGCGCGCCCACCGAAATCCTCGGATTCATCGGGAACGTGGCGGGCGCGGCGGCCTGCGCCGTCATCGGCAACAAGAGCTATCTCGACCCGGTCTCGTATTTCCGCAGCGTCTCCTCGTTGATGAAGTAA
- a CDS encoding response regulator — translation MHRNIEEALRESEQRLRALADNLSNAVVYQLMAEPDGGRRFTYISRSVERLNEVTVEEVLADAGALYGQVLPEYRALVAAREEEALKTLTPLHVEVQSRLPGGRLRWFEFTSTPRYIAEGVLVWDGVEVDITDRKRTEAELERLVAERTSELIETNQRLLNEIADRSQMEMLLRDSEERYRSLYWESRDAIMVLSPEEGFLAANPATAALFACRDEQEFITHSPASLSPEFQPDGIRSDVKVREIKRLALEKGSRFFEWTHRRVDGTEFPATVLLSGFNYCGKRLLMATVRDITESKRAEAERRDLERQVQHAQKLESLGVLAGGLAHDFNNILHLILGNVHHIKKIVSDLSPARPFIENIERSTRRAAVLTRQMLAYAGKGSFTLQVLNLGDLVGEIVGLIQSSMSKKARLRLNLVGDLPPIEADAAQIQQVAMNVILNAAEALDADEGGEVIVSTSALYCTEDDLRGSRVMFGAPAGDYVCLEVTDTGCGMDGETLERLFDPFFTTKFTGRGLGMSAVLGIVRAHKGVILVRSAPGAGTTVRILLPVADRTDPAPSDSAPASAADRPSCAGVILFVDDEPDMLELGAMTLEQMGYRVLTAADGLDALELFEEQSKDIGCVLLDLSMPRMDGVQTLAELRRIRPDIPVILASGYAERELQSRLAGLEVSALIEKPYDFDKLASILQQVLA, via the coding sequence GTGCACAGGAACATCGAGGAGGCGCTGCGCGAAAGCGAGCAACGGCTGCGCGCCTTGGCCGACAACCTTTCCAATGCCGTGGTTTATCAGTTGATGGCCGAACCGGACGGCGGACGGCGCTTCACTTATATCAGCCGATCGGTGGAACGCCTGAACGAAGTAACTGTGGAGGAGGTGCTGGCCGATGCCGGGGCGCTTTACGGCCAGGTCTTGCCCGAATATCGCGCATTGGTTGCGGCACGCGAGGAAGAGGCCTTGAAAACACTCACTCCATTGCATGTCGAGGTGCAGAGCCGCCTTCCCGGCGGCCGCCTGCGGTGGTTTGAATTTACTTCCACTCCCCGTTATATAGCGGAGGGCGTTCTGGTCTGGGACGGGGTCGAAGTGGACATTACCGATCGCAAGCGGACCGAAGCGGAACTGGAAAGACTCGTTGCGGAGCGAACGTCGGAGTTGATCGAGACCAATCAGAGGCTGCTGAATGAGATTGCCGATCGGTCCCAAATGGAGATGTTGCTTCGGGACAGCGAGGAACGTTATCGGTCGCTTTATTGGGAGTCCCGGGACGCCATCATGGTTTTGTCGCCGGAAGAGGGTTTTTTGGCCGCAAACCCGGCCACGGCCGCCCTGTTTGCCTGCCGTGACGAGCAAGAGTTTATCACCCATTCGCCGGCTTCCCTGTCGCCGGAATTTCAGCCGGACGGCATCCGATCGGATGTCAAGGTCCGTGAGATAAAGCGCCTTGCCCTGGAAAAGGGCTCCCGCTTTTTCGAATGGACGCATCGCCGGGTGGACGGGACTGAGTTTCCGGCCACGGTATTGCTTTCGGGTTTCAATTACTGCGGCAAGCGCCTGCTGATGGCCACTGTTCGCGACATTACCGAAAGCAAGCGAGCCGAAGCGGAACGGCGGGATCTCGAAAGGCAAGTTCAGCATGCGCAGAAACTGGAAAGTCTCGGCGTGCTTGCCGGCGGACTCGCCCACGATTTCAACAATATTCTGCATCTCATTCTTGGCAACGTGCATCATATCAAGAAAATCGTGTCGGATCTGTCGCCCGCCCGCCCGTTTATCGAAAATATCGAACGTTCCACGCGCCGCGCCGCGGTGTTGACGCGCCAGATGCTGGCCTACGCGGGCAAAGGGTCTTTCACTCTTCAAGTATTGAATTTGGGCGATCTTGTGGGCGAAATCGTCGGGCTGATTCAGTCATCCATGTCAAAAAAAGCGCGGTTGCGGCTGAATCTGGTCGGCGATCTTCCGCCGATAGAGGCCGACGCGGCCCAAATCCAGCAGGTGGCAATGAATGTGATACTGAATGCGGCCGAGGCGTTGGATGCCGATGAGGGCGGCGAGGTGATCGTGTCCACTTCGGCGCTTTATTGTACGGAAGACGATTTGCGCGGCAGCCGTGTTATGTTTGGCGCTCCGGCGGGGGATTATGTTTGCCTGGAGGTGACTGATACGGGATGCGGAATGGACGGGGAAACTTTGGAACGGCTCTTCGATCCGTTTTTCACAACCAAATTCACGGGTCGTGGATTGGGAATGTCGGCGGTGCTCGGAATCGTACGCGCCCATAAAGGCGTCATCCTGGTTCGCAGCGCTCCGGGCGCGGGCACGACGGTCCGGATACTTCTGCCCGTGGCGGACCGTACTGATCCGGCGCCATCCGACAGCGCGCCGGCATCTGCCGCGGACCGGCCCTCATGCGCAGGCGTCATTTTGTTTGTGGACGACGAGCCTGACATGCTGGAACTCGGCGCCATGACGCTTGAACAGATGGGATATCGCGTTCTTACGGCCGCCGATGGTCTGGACGCACTCGAATTGTTCGAGGAGCAATCGAAGGATATTGGCTGTGTGCTGCTCGATCTGAGCATGCCGCGCATGGACGGTGTGCAGACGCTGGCGGAATTGCGCCGAATCCGGCCGGATATCCCCGTCATTCTAGCGAGCGGTTACGCCGAACGCGAACTTCAATCGCGCCTGGCCGGCTTGGAAGTAAGCGCGCTGATCGAAAAACCTTACGATTTCGACAAGTTGGCGTCTATTCTGCAACAGGTGCTTGCCTGA
- a CDS encoding glycosyltransferase family 2 protein: MDPKPSISVFYPCYNDWGTIGSMVLLTEQTFRRLGMDGDITIVDDGSREKTLAALAEIEREFPNVRIVRHPKNRGYGGALRTGFGAATREWIFYTDGDAQYDVRELELLLAHAGPDVDIVQGYKIARGDPMHRRIIGRIYHWIVKIAFALPYRDVDCDFRLIRRSVFDKITLTRDSGVICVEMMAKIHRAGFRCVEVPVHHYQRTYGKSQFFNFPRIARTLWQLAGLWVEIVMLRRAG; the protein is encoded by the coding sequence GTGGACCCTAAGCCATCCATATCGGTGTTTTATCCCTGCTACAACGACTGGGGAACGATCGGCAGCATGGTGCTGCTTACGGAACAGACGTTCCGGCGGCTGGGCATGGACGGCGACATCACCATCGTGGACGACGGCAGCCGCGAGAAAACGCTGGCGGCGCTGGCGGAAATCGAGCGCGAATTTCCCAATGTGCGCATCGTGCGGCATCCGAAAAACCGCGGATACGGCGGCGCGCTGCGAACCGGTTTCGGCGCGGCCACGCGCGAGTGGATTTTCTACACGGATGGCGACGCCCAATACGATGTGCGCGAACTGGAACTTCTGCTGGCGCATGCCGGGCCGGACGTGGATATCGTGCAGGGGTACAAAATCGCGCGCGGCGATCCGATGCACCGCCGCATCATCGGCCGCATCTATCATTGGATCGTGAAAATCGCCTTCGCGCTTCCCTATCGCGACGTGGATTGCGATTTCCGGCTGATTCGCCGCAGCGTGTTCGACAAGATCACATTGACACGCGACAGCGGCGTGATCTGCGTCGAAATGATGGCCAAGATTCACCGCGCGGGTTTCCGGTGCGTGGAAGTGCCCGTCCATCACTACCAGCGCACCTACGGCAAATCGCAGTTCTTCAATTTCCCGCGCATCGCGCGCACCCTATGGCAATTGGCGGGATTGTGGGTGGAAATCGTCATGCTTCGCCGAGCCGGATAA
- a CDS encoding Maf family protein, with product MTRLVLASASPRRRALLAALGLDFEVVVSGAEETFEGTPVEMVITNARAKRDDTAKKIAPGPIVIAADTLVFLGKHVLGKPADRTEACAMIARLSGKTHHVLTGLSMVDTSTGRTAEGYESTGVTFRDLAPSEIEAFVDAVNPIDRAGAYTVDGPGSLLVARYDGCYQNVLGLPVVRLDRLLRELGVSLFEEMNAARCLFL from the coding sequence GTGACCCGATTGGTGCTGGCTTCCGCGTCGCCCCGCCGCCGCGCCCTGCTGGCCGCGCTCGGCCTCGATTTCGAGGTCGTCGTCAGCGGCGCCGAAGAAACCTTCGAGGGAACGCCCGTAGAAATGGTGATAACCAACGCACGCGCGAAACGCGACGACACCGCAAAAAAGATCGCGCCGGGACCGATCGTCATCGCGGCGGATACCCTGGTGTTCCTGGGCAAACACGTCCTCGGCAAACCGGCGGACCGGACCGAAGCCTGCGCGATGATCGCCCGGCTTTCGGGAAAAACACATCACGTGCTGACCGGCCTTTCGATGGTGGACACCTCCACGGGCCGCACCGCCGAAGGGTACGAATCAACCGGCGTCACGTTCCGCGATCTCGCCCCGTCCGAAATCGAGGCGTTCGTGGACGCCGTCAATCCGATTGACCGGGCCGGCGCCTATACCGTGGACGGGCCGGGATCCCTCCTCGTCGCCCGCTACGACGGTTGTTACCAGAACGTGCTGGGATTGCCCGTCGTTCGCCTCGACCGGTTGCTGCGCGAACTCGGCGTCAGCCTGTTCGAGGAAATGAACGCCGCCCGATGCCTCTTTTTATAA
- a CDS encoding outer membrane lipoprotein carrier protein LolA encodes MTLLLAAGMALAWMAAPEAPPSFDAFFKEFAKKRDGIQALEARFTQETVSPEETIEAGGSIVYVKPRRIVFRYDQPKEGPAYLIQDGKAYEFEADIRQLQIYDLQDSPQTEVFFLGFDQNTESLREHYEVSVFDSDDKPNGSKGILIRPKGKEEEFGRFREVRLFLRDKDFLPYRIHIVNDDESKVHIAVSDIAVNGKLDLAKTHIALPPGTKIIENDALVETVGPEGKTVPANAAVAVESLDQPSSNEAPKP; translated from the coding sequence ATGACCTTGCTGCTGGCGGCTGGCATGGCGCTGGCCTGGATGGCCGCGCCGGAGGCTCCCCCGTCCTTCGACGCGTTTTTCAAAGAATTTGCGAAAAAGCGCGACGGCATTCAGGCGCTCGAGGCGCGCTTCACGCAGGAAACCGTTTCCCCGGAAGAAACCATTGAGGCCGGTGGAAGCATCGTCTACGTCAAACCCAGACGAATCGTCTTTCGCTACGACCAGCCCAAGGAAGGCCCCGCGTACCTCATTCAGGACGGAAAGGCTTATGAATTCGAAGCCGACATCCGTCAACTACAGATATACGATTTGCAGGATAGCCCGCAAACGGAAGTCTTCTTTCTCGGATTCGATCAAAACACCGAATCGCTTCGCGAGCATTACGAGGTGAGCGTGTTCGATTCGGATGACAAGCCGAACGGATCCAAGGGCATTCTCATCAGACCCAAGGGCAAGGAAGAAGAGTTCGGGCGTTTTCGCGAAGTGCGCCTGTTTCTGCGCGACAAGGATTTCCTGCCCTATCGCATCCACATCGTCAACGACGACGAGTCGAAGGTCCACATTGCCGTGTCGGACATCGCCGTCAACGGAAAACTCGATCTGGCCAAAACGCATATCGCGCTACCGCCGGGCACGAAAATCATCGAAAACGACGCGCTCGTCGAAACCGTCGGCCCCGAAGGCAAAACCGTTCCCGCGAACGCCGCCGTCGCCGTGGAATCGCTCGATCAGCCTTCCTCGAACGAGGCGCCCAAGCCGTGA
- a CDS encoding DivIVA domain-containing protein: protein MRDHKVVSQMLGSEIAINPSDVYSKQFRHALFGGYQTLDVDEYLHRLADIIESLINKIRELKEEQESLKAQMEEYRQMETTLRNALITSQRLGEDLIDAARREADSLREAGHAEHERLLARAGKLPEELQDEIRRLKDQRNRLRDDLLSVIETHRALIDRQTQETSE, encoded by the coding sequence ATGCGCGATCACAAAGTCGTATCGCAGATGCTGGGAAGCGAGATAGCCATCAACCCCAGCGACGTGTACAGCAAACAATTCCGCCATGCGCTGTTCGGCGGCTACCAAACGCTGGACGTGGACGAGTATCTACACCGCCTGGCCGACATCATTGAATCGCTGATCAACAAAATCCGCGAATTGAAGGAAGAACAGGAATCGCTCAAGGCGCAGATGGAAGAGTACCGCCAAATGGAAACGACGCTGCGCAACGCCCTCATCACCTCCCAGCGGCTCGGCGAGGATTTGATTGACGCGGCGCGCCGGGAAGCCGACAGCCTCCGCGAGGCGGGACATGCCGAACACGAACGACTCTTGGCGCGCGCGGGGAAACTGCCGGAAGAACTACAGGACGAAATACGGCGGTTGAAGGATCAACGGAACCGCCTGCGGGACGACCTGCTTTCGGTGATCGAAACCCACCGCGCATTGATCGATCGGCAAACCCAGGAGACGTCCGAATGA
- the proC gene encoding pyrroline-5-carboxylate reductase, whose amino-acid sequence MHTVRKPKLTEIPAIKQLLDNAAEGGAVLRRPLMELYENVRDFYTYADEEGVGGCCALHIDTVDLAEVRSLVVRPNLRGQGIGKALLGACLEEARALHIARVYCLTRSPAFFGKNGFAEVDKHELPHKVFNDCVRCSLFPDCDEIAMVRPIHPSERFVANPRADACGVIGLLGFGNMGAAIAKGLLAARMIAPGRIRVYDVAEDKRVEAAALGMDVASSPEELAAGCDTIVLAVKPQAMAEALAPLATAITPQTRVVSIAAGISIARIQSLLGPDIRVIRVMPNTPAMVNTGAAGFATSENCTETDAEAARCIFEAIGVAEQVPEAMIDAVTALSGSGPAYFFYMTECLVDAAVAQGMDREQATRLAAQTLLGAGRLLDQSGEPASVLRERVTSKGGTTAAALESFRKNGFDRVIAEGVAAAAARSRELGR is encoded by the coding sequence ATGCATACGGTTCGCAAACCGAAGTTGACGGAAATACCGGCGATCAAGCAATTGCTCGACAATGCGGCCGAGGGCGGCGCGGTGCTGCGCAGGCCCCTGATGGAACTCTATGAAAACGTCCGCGATTTTTATACCTACGCGGACGAGGAAGGTGTGGGCGGCTGCTGCGCGCTGCACATTGACACCGTGGATCTGGCCGAAGTGCGATCGCTCGTGGTCCGCCCGAACCTGCGCGGGCAGGGCATCGGAAAGGCGCTGCTGGGCGCCTGCCTCGAGGAAGCGCGCGCCCTCCATATCGCCCGCGTCTATTGCCTGACGCGCAGCCCGGCGTTTTTCGGCAAGAACGGATTCGCGGAGGTGGACAAGCACGAATTGCCGCACAAGGTGTTCAACGATTGTGTCCGCTGCTCGCTGTTTCCCGACTGCGATGAAATCGCGATGGTCCGTCCGATTCATCCGTCCGAGAGGTTCGTGGCCAATCCAAGGGCCGATGCGTGCGGCGTGATCGGATTGCTCGGCTTTGGAAACATGGGCGCGGCCATCGCGAAGGGCTTGCTGGCGGCGCGGATGATTGCGCCCGGCCGGATCCGAGTCTACGATGTCGCCGAGGACAAACGCGTCGAAGCCGCCGCGCTCGGCATGGACGTGGCCTCCTCCCCCGAAGAGCTGGCCGCCGGTTGCGACACGATCGTCCTTGCGGTAAAGCCGCAGGCAATGGCCGAGGCGCTGGCGCCCCTCGCGACGGCGATCACTCCGCAAACGCGCGTGGTTTCCATCGCCGCCGGCATTTCAATCGCACGCATCCAATCCTTGCTCGGCCCGGATATCCGCGTGATTCGCGTCATGCCGAACACGCCCGCCATGGTCAACACGGGCGCGGCCGGCTTTGCGACAAGCGAAAACTGCACCGAAACCGATGCCGAAGCGGCCCGTTGCATCTTCGAGGCCATCGGCGTGGCCGAGCAAGTGCCCGAGGCGATGATTGACGCCGTCACCGCCCTGAGCGGAAGCGGCCCGGCCTACTTTTTTTACATGACCGAATGTCTGGTGGACGCGGCCGTCGCACAAGGCATGGATCGCGAACAGGCCACGCGGCTGGCGGCGCAGACGCTCCTCGGCGCCGGACGCCTGCTGGATCAGTCCGGCGAACCGGCGTCCGTGTTGCGCGAACGGGTCACCTCCAAGGGCGGCACGACCGCCGCCGCGCTCGAATCCTTCCGGAAAAACGGCTTCGATCGCGTGATTGCCGAAGGCGTCGCCGCGGCCGCGGCGCGTTCCAGGGAACTGGGCCGATAG